A portion of the Glycine max cultivar Williams 82 chromosome 10, Glycine_max_v4.0, whole genome shotgun sequence genome contains these proteins:
- the LOC102663557 gene encoding protein adenylyltransferase SelO, whose protein sequence is MSILGLTIDYGPFGFLGAFDPKFTPNSTDLPGRRYCFANQPDIGLWNIAQFTTSLQAAPLINEKEANYAMERYGTRFMDDYQVIMTKKLGLPKYNKQMINKLLSNMAVDKVDYTNIFRTLSNVKAETNIPDDELLVPLKSVLLDIGKERKEAWTSWLKAYIHEVLIHVQSHPIKSLVCSNHIT, encoded by the exons ATGAGCATTTTGGGTCTTACAATAGATTATGGCCCATTTGGATTTTTGGGTGCTTTTGATCCTAAATTTACCCCAAATTCTACAGATCTTCCAGGTCGAAGATACTGCTTTGCAAACCAGCCTGACATTGGTTTGTGGAATATTGCACAGTTCACAACATCACTACAAGCTGCTcctttaataaatgaaaaagaggCTAACTATGCTATGGAAAG ATATGGAACGAGATTTATGGATGATTATCAGGTTATAATGACCAAAAAGCTTGGCCTCCCTAAGTATAATAAGCAGATGATTAATAAACTTCTTAGCAATATGGCCGTTGACAAAGTTGATTACACAAACATCTTTCGTACGCTTTCAAATGTTAAAGCAGAAACAAACATTCCAGATGATGAACTGTTAGTCCCACTAAAATCAGTACTGTTAGATATTGGTAAAGAGCGTAAGGAAGCATGGACCAGTTGGTTGAAAGCCTATATACATGAG GTACTCATCCATGTGCAAAGCCATCCCATAAAAAGTCTAGTTTGTTCCAACCACATCACATAA
- the LOC100778450 gene encoding LOW QUALITY PROTEIN: protein EMSY-LIKE 3 (The sequence of the model RefSeq protein was modified relative to this genomic sequence to represent the inferred CDS: substituted 1 base at 1 genomic stop codon), whose protein sequence is MQNDMETQIHNIAQEAYTSVLRAFKAQSDAITWEKESLITELRKELRVSDEEHRELLSRVNADDIIHRIRSYYILSYSTEQFLYSIEKTVVCSAFQYGVPTVSASHKKQKTSKSVASLSLGALSPAVDPSMQPSSFALKHGPPSGTKTKKQKSIGSKVWTRWPEDNHFYEAVITDYNAAEGLHALVYDMNSANETWEXVNLKEVKFYDINILLSIIHKQSRFSLVLFFFSFLFKQYFSPEKHSQNLLFSHIVHFPWDWHIVDVLLLSWTNICFGDFLSSLSIRWEGEDPGISRKGRGMTKVQPKKDFTLSQKGSRKKAKNYIEILHTETLIKEVEKVFTATARHPDHMEIFNFNNNDGSKYKMVIKCSISVSARLL, encoded by the exons ATGCAGAACGACATGGAAACACAAATCCATAACATTGCGCAAGAAGCATACACCTCTGTCCTGCGGGCTTTTAAAGCCCAATCTGATGCAATAACTTGG GAAAAAGAAAGTTTAATTACAGAGCTTAGGAAGGAGCTAAGAGTATCAGATGAAGAACACAGAGAACTTCTATCAAGAGTCAATGCCGATGACATCATCCACAGGATAAGgtcatattatattttatcatattctaCTGAGCAGTTTCTGTATAGCATTGAGAAAACTGTGGTTTGTTCTGCATTTCAATATGGGGT CCCTACCGTTTCAGCATCTCATAAGAAACAAAAGACATCAAAATCTGTGGCTTCATTATCCTTGGGTGCACTATCTCCTGCCGTTGATCCATCTATGCAACCATCATCATTCGCATTGAAGCATGGACCTCCATCAGGAACTAAGACCAAAAAGCAAAAATCA ATTGGAAGCAAAGTTTGGACAAGGTGGCCTGAAGACAACCACTTCTATGAAGCTGTTATAACGGATTATAATGCTGCTGAG gGACTGCATGCTTTGGTCTATGATATGAATTCAGCAAATGAAACATGGGAGTAGGTCAATCTTAAAGAGGTAAAATTTTACGATATTAATATTCTTCTGTCTATCATTCACAAACAATCTAGGTTtagcttggttcttttttttttttcttttctatttaagCAATATTTTTCTCCTGAGAAGCATAGCCAGAACCTTTTGTTTTCACATATCGTACATTTCCCGTG GGATTGGCATATAGTCGATGTCCTTTTGCTATCTTGGACCAACATTTGCTTTGGTGATTTCCTTTCT TCACTATCTATTCGTTGGGAGGGTGAAGATCCAGGAATATCTCGTAAAGGTAGGGGAATGACGAAGGTGCAGCCTAAGAAAGATTTCACTTTGTCACAAAAAGGGAGCAGGAAAAAggctaaaaattatattgagaTACTCCATACAGAAACCCTTATCAAGGAG GTTGAAAAGGTTTTTACTGCAACTGCAAGGCATCCTGATCACATGGAAATCTTTAATTTCAACAATAATGATGGCTCGAAATACAAGATGGTGATAAAGTGCTCCATCTCAGTATCCGCACGACTGTTGTAA
- the LOC100778988 gene encoding cytochrome P450 76A1, whose amino-acid sequence MEYEVVSLLALTILILVWRMLMDRRRQHGKLPPGPRCWPVVGNIFQLAGWLPHESLAKLAHKHGPIMTLWLGSMCTVVISSSQVARHMFKNHDVILAGRKIYEAMRGDHGSEGSLITSQYNSHWRMLKRLCTTELFVTTRLDAMQGVRAKCIHRMLHLIQQAGQSGTCAVDVGRFFFLMDFNLIGNLIFSKDLLDSEMERGDCFYYHALKVMEYAGKPNVADFLPILKGLDPQGIRRNTQFHVNQAFEIAGLFIKERMENGCSETGSKETKDYLDVLLNFRGDGVTEPYTFSSRTINVIVFEMFTAGTDTTTSTIEWAMAELLHNPKALKKVQMELRSKIGPDRNMEEKDIENLPYLQAVIKETLRLHPPLPFLVPHMAMDSCNMLGYNIPQGSQILVNVWAIGRDPKVWDAPLLFWPERFLKPNTMDYKGHHFEFIPFGSGRRMCPAMPLASRVLPLAIGSLLHSFDWVLPDGLKPEEMDMTEGMGITLRKAVPLKVIPVPYKEPAANE is encoded by the exons ATGGAATACGAGGTTGTGAGTTTGTTGGCATTAACCATTTTGATTTTGGTCTGGAGAATGTTAATGGACCGTCGGAGGCAGCATGGTAAGCTTCCACCAGGACCAAGATGTTGGCCAGTGGTGGGCAACATTTTCCAACTAGCAGGGTGGTTGCCACACGAGTCCTTGGCAAAACTGGCTCATAAACATGGTCCAATCATGACCCTTTGGCTTGGCTCTATGTGCACGGTGGTTATCTCATCCAGCCAAGTGGCTCGTCACATGTTCAAAAACCATGACGTGATTCTTGCTGGAAGGAAGATTTACGAGGCCATGAGAGGAGACCATGGCAGTGAGGGCTCCCTGATAACATCTCAATACAACTCACACTGGCGCATGCTCAAGCGCTTGTGCACCACTGAGTTGTTTGTTACCACTCGCTTAGACGCCATGCAGGGTGTGCGTGCAAAATGCATACACCGCATGCTGCACTTGATACAACAAGCTGGTCAATCTGGCACTTGTGCTGTTGATGTTGGCAGGTTCTTTTTCTTGATGGATTTTAACCTTATTGGGAACCTCATATTCTCAAAGGACTTGTTGGACTCTGAAATGGAGAGAGGGGATTGTTTTTATTACCATGCACTCAAGGTTATGGAGTATGCTGGGAAGCCAAATGTGGCAGATTTCTTGCCAATTCTAAAGGGGCTTGACCCTCAGGGTATAAGGAGGAACACACAATTCCATGTTAACCAAGCCTTTGAAATAGCCGGGTTGTTCATCaaagaaaggatggaaaatggCTGCAGTGAAACTGGATCAAAGGAAACCAAAGACTACTTGGATGTCCTCTTGAACTTTCGTGGGGATGGTGTCACCGAGCCCTATACTTTTTCTTCAAGAACTATAAACGTCATTGTCTTT GAAATGTTCACTGCAGGGACAGACACGACAACAAGCACAATTGAATGGGCAATGGCAGAACTTCTGCACAACCCAAAAGCACTAAAGAAAGTGCAGATGGAATTAAGGAGTAAAATAGGACCAGATAGGaatatggaagaaaaggacaTAGAGAATCTTCCCTACCTCCAAGCAGTCATCAAGGAGACACTGAGACTTCACCCACCTCTTCCTTTTTTGGTTCCTCATATGGCCATGGACTCTTGCAACATGCTTGGGTACAATATTCCCCAAGGGTCGCAAATTTTAGTGAATGTTTGGGCAATTGGGAGGGACCCCAAAGTGTGGGATGCTCCCTTATTGTTTTGGCCTGAAAGGTTTTTGAAGCCAAACACAATGGATTACAAAGGACACCATTTTGAGTTCATTCCCTTTGGTTCAGGTCGAAGAATGTGCCCAGCGATGCCACTTGCCTCTCGTGTGCTTCCCCTGGCAATAGGCTCGCTCTTGCACTCCTTTGATTGGGTCTTGCCAGATGGCCTCAAACCAGAGGAAATGGACATGACAGAGGGAATGGGAATAACACTAAGAAAAGCTGTTCCTTTGAAAGTCATACCAGTGCCTTACAAAGAACCGGCtgcaaatgaataa